The stretch of DNA TTGCCGTAGAATTGGAGCGGCTTATGAAAAAATAAGTGAAGAATACAGCGATATTCTTATTGCTGGAAAAGTGAATATTGATGAAGAACCACAGATTGCAGAAGCTGAAAAGATTGAGGTGATTCCTACGCTGGTTTTATATCGAAATGGAAAGGCAATAGATTCTATTGTTGCACCTGAATCAAAAATAATGATAGAGAATTTTATTAATGAAGCATTGGAAAAATAAAAGGAGGACTGCTGTATGAATGAAAATCATGTTTACGATATGATTATCGTGGGGGGAGGACCTGGAGGGTATACTTCAGCATTATACGCAGCCAGAGCAGGATTTGATACCATTGTTTTAGAAAAATTATCTGCAGGTGGTCAGATGTCATTGACCTGGCAGATTGATAACTATCCTGGTTTTGAAAATGGAATTGACGGATTTTCATTGGCAGAGAAAATGCAAAAACAGGCGGAAAAATTTGGCGCTAAAAGTGAATATGCTGAAGTTTTTAATATGGATTTAACAGGAAAGCTTAAGAGAGTAGAAACTAGTTCGGGAATTTATATTGGGAAAACAGTAGTGATTGCTACTGGAGCAAATCCAAGAGAACTTGGTCTCGCTAAAGAAAAAGAATTGATAAGTCATGGGGTTGCTTATTGTGCCTCTTGTGATGGTATGTTTTATAAAGATAAGATCGTGGTGGTTGTTGGTGGTGGAAATTCTGCTGTATCAGATGCTGCTCTTTTAAGTCGAATTGCTAAGAAAGTCATCATTGTTCATCGTAGAGATACATTACGTGCAACGAAAATCTACCATGACCAGCTGATGAAAACTGAAA from Blautia sp. SC05B48 encodes:
- a CDS encoding thioredoxin family protein, which codes for MTSININKEKFGQLIHKEKPVLVDFWAPWCGYCRRIGAAYEKISEEYSDILIAGKVNIDEEPQIAEAEKIEVIPTLVLYRNGKAIDSIVAPESKIMIENFINEALEK
- the trxB gene encoding thioredoxin-disulfide reductase, with the protein product MNENHVYDMIIVGGGPGGYTSALYAARAGFDTIVLEKLSAGGQMSLTWQIDNYPGFENGIDGFSLAEKMQKQAEKFGAKSEYAEVFNMDLTGKLKRVETSSGIYIGKTVVIATGANPRELGLAKEKELISHGVAYCASCDGMFYKDKIVVVVGGGNSAVSDAALLSRIAKKVIIVHRRDTLRATKIYHDQLMKTENIEFRWNNTVNELIYGERLTGVRLKDTVTGEENIIECDGLFVSIGRKPTTDFLDNQIELDNKGYIVAGENTETSIPGVYAVGDVRTKLLRQIVTAVADGAMAVHMAEEYMEK